The Pseudanabaena yagii GIHE-NHR1 genome segment ACCTTAGACTCAGCATCTTCAATTACGAGTACAGGATAACCCTTTGATTGCAGTAACGCCACAATGCCCTGTCCGATCCGCCCATAACCGCAGACCACCACATGATCCTTAAGTTCAGCATTGGCGGAAAGTTCTTGAGGCATATCTAGCTTGTTCATCCATGCCTTGAGAACTGGGATTTTTTCAAGCAATTGCAAAATCTGTGGTGTTGCCTTCAGCAAGAAGGGTGTAACCATCAAGGTGACAGCAGTTGTACCTAAAATCAGTAAATATACGCGGCGGGAAACTAATCCTAATTTTTGACCTTCGCTAGCGAGTACAAAGGAAAATTCCCCAATTTGGGCAAGACCTAAGCCTGCAAAGATGGCAACGCGCAGGGGATAACGGAAAATACTCACCAATGGTACGACGATCAGGAATTTACCCAACATCACAATCGCCACCAGACTCAGAATCAATTCCCAGTTTTGCAGTAAAAATGCAGGATCGATCAGCATCCCGATCGCCGCAAAAAACAAGGTAGCAAACACATCGCGCAAGGGCTCTACATAGGTGAGCGCTTGATCAGCATATTCCACCTCCGAAATCATCAAACCTGCGACGAATGCGCCCATTTCAATCGACAAGCCTAAATGCTCAGTAAGTAGGGCAATGCCTAGACATAGGACGATCACACTCAGCAAGAATAGTTCACGGCTCTCGGTACTTGCCACCCAGCGCAAAAATGGCGGAATCACCCAAATTCCCGCCGCGATCGCTGCCCCAGCAAATAGAGCCGTCACCGCTAAGGCTTTGATCACCTCAATACCTACGGATTCAGGATGATCGAGCGCAGGTAATACCGCCAACATTAATCCCAAAGCCAAGTCTTGGATGATTAACATCCCCAATGTCACCTGTCCCTGTGCAGACTCAGTTTCGTTGGTTTCCATCAAACTTCTCAGCACGACTGCCGTAGATGAAAGCGACAGAATTCCACCGAGGAAAATGCCTTGAGTTGGTGTGTCTACCCATCCCACCAATACAGATACTCCTGTGGTGAGGGCGATCGTCAATAAAATCTGTAAAGTACCACCACCAAGAGCGATCGCTCTCACTTTATTTAACTGCTTTAGTGAAAACTCAACGCCAAGGGCAAATAGTAAGAAGGCAACACCAAACTGGGCAAGGGTCTCTACCTGAATCAATTCTTTGATCAGTCCTAAGCCCGTCGGTCCAACGACGATGCCACCAAAGATGTAGCCCAATAAAACTGGTAATCGCAGCGCCGCCGCCAATAATCCACCAAAGGAGGCTGCTGCAAGAACCGTTACTAAATCAACAATTAACCGAAAATCTTCTTGCACAGAAATCAACTTAAGAACATTGCCTTCTCTACTTTAAACCCATATCCGAAAAAGGGAACAAGCATTGCTCCTTTTTCTTTCACCCCAATACAGCGCTAAAAAACAGAGAAATTTTTGAAAGCGCGGCTTCGCCGCGCTTTCAAAAATTTCTCTGTACTACTTCAAGCTGCAACAGGCAGCAATTCATTAACTGTCATGCTAAAGCCATTAAGAACGACAGAGGTAATCACCTCATCGGCAACATAAATTTTGCGAGCATCTTGGGTTAATACCACGATCAACCGTTCTTCATTAAAAATTAGCCAAACTTCTTGGCACTGCGATCGCAAATATTCGTGCGCCTTAGCAAATACATCGTTAGCGGCATCAGTCGGTGAGATTACTTCCGCAATTAAAGGAAAGCTTTGGGGCAAAGTGGGTAAATTGTAATGTCATACCCGTTTTTTCGATTAAATTGCCGTTAACCCATTCCAGTGCACCTAATGAGGGATTGTTAACCCATTCATCAAGGGAAATTTTTGGAATAGCTATTTCTTCTGCTTTTTCAGCGATCGCAGGGCTAACCATAGTTTTAAGCAAGCTAACTTTAGTCTGATTATACTTAAACCTAATTTTTTGTGGCGTAGCTTTGCTGCGCCACAAAAAATTGGGTTCTTTAATTTTACTGGAATTTAGACTAAGTTGATTAAGAGAATCAGAAAAAGAGCAGGAAAAAGTGACCCAGAAAACGGAGAACTGAGTAAAAGCAAGAGAGAGAAAAAGAGAATATTGAAAGTTAGGAATTAAGGTAGTCTTGATTGACCTTTTTCGAGCGAGAAGCTCGTTTTTTGACGACAGGAAAGCGAGAAAAAGGAGAACGCTTGCGTCCAGATTTCCAACCGAGAGACTTACCACGAGGTTGGGGAGAACAAGCAGGAGAGCCAATCCTGACCAAAAGTGCGGCAAAGCCCTGAGCGACTCGACCAAAATTAAGATTGGT includes the following:
- a CDS encoding cation:proton antiporter, whose translation is MQEDFRLIVDLVTVLAAASFGGLLAAALRLPVLLGYIFGGIVVGPTGLGLIKELIQVETLAQFGVAFLLFALGVEFSLKQLNKVRAIALGGGTLQILLTIALTTGVSVLVGWVDTPTQGIFLGGILSLSSTAVVLRSLMETNETESAQGQVTLGMLIIQDLALGLMLAVLPALDHPESVGIEVIKALAVTALFAGAAIAAGIWVIPPFLRWVASTESRELFLLSVIVLCLGIALLTEHLGLSIEMGAFVAGLMISEVEYADQALTYVEPLRDVFATLFFAAIGMLIDPAFLLQNWELILSLVAIVMLGKFLIVVPLVSIFRYPLRVAIFAGLGLAQIGEFSFVLASEGQKLGLVSRRVYLLILGTTAVTLMVTPFLLKATPQILQLLEKIPVLKAWMNKLDMPQELSANAELKDHVVVCGYGRIGQGIVALLQSKGYPVLVIEDAESKVEILRSQNIPYLYGNCASPLVLEKAEIDHARSMLIAISDPIATRLCVQRAISISPEIDIVARAEKDADIDTLYQLGAKEVVHPTFEASLELTTHLLICLGESTTDIQAELIGIRRSRYANFRPEIACVIPINTPLLLPPSPNLAEIDQAS
- a CDS encoding Uma2 family endonuclease, whose protein sequence is MPQSFPLIAEVISPTDAANDVFAKAHEYLRSQCQEVWLIFNEERLIVVLTQDARKIYVADEVITSVVLNGFSMTVNELLPVAA